The Cellulomonas oligotrophica sequence GGGCGCGCGCGAGCGCGGGGTCGTGCGCGCGGGGGTTGCCGCGGGCCGGGCGGTCGTCGGACCAGTAGCCGCCCGTCGGCCAGTCGACGCCGGGCGTGGTGCGGGCGAGGCGCACGAGCGTCGCGGCGCCCTGCTCGGGCGTGCGCATGAGCCGCTTGCCGAGCCGGGAGCGGTAGAACCGGCCCGACAGGTCGGCGGAGGTGGCCGCGAAGCTCGTGGCCACGCCGCCGGGGTGCACGGCCGCCGTGGCGAGGCCCGCGTCGCCGTACCGGCGGTCGAGCTCGCGCACGTGCAGGACGTTCGCGAGCTTGGCGTCGGCGTACGCGCGCAGCGACGAGTACCGGCCCTCCGGCGCGGGCTCGCCGGCCCGGCGCGCGTCCTCGACGGTCATGCGGGACGCCCGCGACGCGACGCTCGACGTGGCGAGGACGGTCGCGCGCGAGGCGAGCAGCCGGTCCGTCAGCAGGCTCGTGAGCAGGAAGTGCGCGAGGTGGTCGACCTGGAAGGTCGCCTCGAGGCCGTCCGGGGTGACGGTGCGCTCGCCGAACACCCCGCCGGCGTTGTTGACGAGCACGTCGATCCGCTCGTGGGCGGCGAGCAGGTCGGCGGCCAGGGCGCGGACCTCGTCGAGGCGCGCGAAGTCGGCGACGTGCGCCGGACCGCCCACCTCGGCGGCGACCTGACGGGTGCGCGTCGGCGAGCGCCCCACGACGACGACGGTGTGCCCGTCCGCCGCGAGGGCCCGCGCCGCCGCGGCCCCGATCCCGTCGCTGGCCCCCGTGACCACGATCGTCCTGCCGCTCATCCGCGCCTCCGCCCTCGTGCCCCGACCGGCCCCGGTCCCGTGGCCGTGCGGTGATGGTGCGCGAGGTCGCGGCCCCGCGCACGCCGACGCGCTCGTCTCCGACCCGCTCGGCCGTCGACCTGCTCGGCCGGCGGCCGCTCAGCCCGACGCGAGCGGGCCGAGGTCGGGCGGGCCGAGGCGCAGGCGCGCGAGCAGCCGCTCGGGCGTCGCCGCCTGCGGGTCCCACCGGGAGTCGACGAACCACGTCGCCCCGGCCTGCGCCAGCCCGCCCACCAGGTCGGCCGCCTCCGCCGGGTCGTCCGGCAGGACGCCCTGCACGACGACGTCGAACGGGCCGGCCGCCGGGTCGCGGTGCTCCCGCGCCCACGCGACGACCTCGGCGACGTCCTGCGGGGTCATCGGGTCCATGGCGCGGTCGCCGCGCAGCTGGGGCACGACGCCGTCCCAGCGCACGGCCCGGCCCATGGACCGCGCGCTGGGGAAGGCCGCGACCGGCCACACCGGGATCCGGTGCCGCCCGTCGGGCCGCTCGACCGGACGCGGCAGCAGACGCATACCCTCGACGTGCACGTGCGTGCCGTCGAGGTCGAACGTCTCGCCGCGCCACGAGCGGTCGAGCAGCGCGAGCGCGTCGTCGAGGCGCTCCGCCCGCTCCCGCACGCCGACGGCCTCCCCGCGCACCCCGGCGACCGCGCGGTCGTCCGGGACGCCCAGGCCGACCGGCAGCACGAGCCGCCCTCCGGAGAGGTGGTCGACGGTGACGGCCTGCTTGGCCAGCACCCAGGGGCGGCGGCGCGGCACCGCGAAGACGAGCGCGCCGAGGGTGATCCGCTCCGTCCGCACCGCGGCCGCCGCGAGCACCGCCCAGGGGTCCCAGACGGGGAAGGACGTGTCGCCCATCGCGCCGCCGAGGTCGACGCCGTCCCACGTGAAGAACCCGTCCCAGCCGTGCTGCTCGGCCTCGACCGCCATCTGCACGACCTCGTGCACCGTGCCGAAGCTCCCGACGAACCCGATCCGCACCGTCGCCCCCTCGCCGCCCACGTGCCGCACCCGTGCCGCACCCCTGGCGCCACGGTAGGACGGGCCGCCGACACCCGCCTCCGTGCCCGGACGACGCGGCGGTGGTCCGACGGGACGGCGAGCACGGCGGCGGGGCGGCACGGGGTGGGGCAGGGTGGGGCCGGGGCGGACCGACGGGAGGAGCACGGTGGGCGCACCGGTGGACGTGGTGGTGGTCGGGTCGGGGCCCAACGGGCTCGCGGCGGCGGTGACGTGCGCCCGCGCCGGGCTGGGGGTGCTCGTGCTGGAGGAGCAGCCCACCGCGGGTGGCGGCGCACGCACGCTCGACCTGGGCCTCGCGGACGGGGTGGTGCACGACGTCTGCTCGGCGGTGCACCCGCTGGCGTGGGCGTCGCCGTTCTTCCAGGAGTTCGACCTGCCGGCCCGGGGCGTCGAGCTGCTCACCCCGCCGGCGCAGTACGCGCACCCGCTGCCCGGCGGCCGCGCGGGGGTCGCCTACCGCGACCTCGCCCGGACCGTCGAGCACCTCGGCGTCGACGGCCGGGCGTGGCAGCGCCTGCTCGGTCCGCTCGTGCGCGACGCCGGCACCCTCGTCGCACTGGCCCTGGGCGACAAGCGGAGCGTCCCCGCGGGCGTGCTGCCCCGCGGGGTGCCCACGGCGCTGCACCTGGCGCGCGGCGTCCTCGAGCAGGGCACCGCGCTGTGGTCGCACCGGTTCGTCGACGACGTCGCCCCCGCGCTGCTGACCGGCGTGGGCGCGCACGCGATCAGCCGCCTGCCGTCGCCCGCCGCCGCGGGCACGGCGCTGCTGCTGGCGTCGCTCGCGCACGCCGGCGAGGGCTGGCCCGTGCCGCGCGGCGGCTCGGGGGCGATCGTCGCGGCGCTGCGTGCCGACCTCGAGGCGCACGGCGGCCGGGTGCTCACGGACCGGCCGGTGCGCCGGTGGGTGGACCTGCCGCCGGCCCGCTGCGTCCTGCTCAGCACGGGCGCCGGTGCCGCCGCGGACCTGCTGGGCGACCGGCTGCCCGCGCGCACCGCCCGGGCGCTGCGCCGGTTCCGGCACGGGGACGGCGCCGCGAAGGTCGACCTCGTGCTGTCCGGGCCGGTGCCGTGGCGGGCGCCGGAGGTCGGCCTGGCGGGGACCGTCCACCTCGGCGGCACCCGGGCGCAGCTCGTCGCGGCCGAGGCCGACGTCGCCGCGGGGCGGCACGCACCGGCCCCCGTGGTGCTGGTCAGCGACCCCTCCGTCGCCGACCCGGGCCGCGTCGTCGGCGGGCTGCGGCCCCTCTGGACGTACGCGCACGTGCCCGCGGGGTCCGACGTCGACGTCACCGAGCAGGTGCTGGCACAGCTGGAGCGCGCGGCACCGGGCGTGCGGGACCTCGTCGTGGCGTCCCGCTGCATCCCGGCGTCGCGGATGGCCGAGCACGACGCGAACTACGTCGGCGGCGACATCTCGGCGGGTGCGGTGGACCTGCGCCAGATCGTCGTGCGCCCCACGGCGGCCCCGGACCCCTACCGCCTCGCCGAGGGCGTGTACCTGTGCTCGTCCGCGACGCCGCCGGGTCCGGGGGTGCACGGGATGCCCGGCTGGTTCGCGGCCCGACGCGCCCTGCGGCAGGTGTTCGACGTCGGCACCGCCCCGCGTCTGGCACCATGACCCGCGGCGGTTCCTCCGGGTGAACGTCCGTCCAGACCAGGGGCGGCGGACCATGGCCTGTGGTGCGATCACACCCGGACGCCTACCGTCGTGAGGAGAGCCGTGGGCACCGGGCCCGCGGCACCTGCGCAGACCCGGACGGGGGACGGCACGTGACGGACGACTCGCGGACGGCCCCGGCACCCGTCGCGCCGCCCGCCCCCGCCACCATGGCCCCGCCCGAGCCGACGGTCCAGGACCCGACGACGGACCCCGAGGCGGGCACGAGCGCCCCGGCCCAGCTGCCCCCGGACGACCCGACAGTCCCCTCGCCCCGTGGCCGGCTCCTGCCCGCCGCCCGCCCCCCGGAACAGTTCGTCGCGGTGCGCCGGTGGGTCCTCGCGGGCGCCGCCGAGCTGCGCGCCCTGCGCGGCGAGCTCCGCGAGCAGCTCGCGGCGGCGACGTCCGACGGCACGCGCACGCTGGGCGACATCGAGGAGAAGGTCGTCCTCGTCGCGTCCGAGCTGGCGACGAACGCCCTCGCGCACGGCGAGCCCCCCACCCAGGTGCGGCTGTGGCAGCACGGCCACGACTTCCTGCTCGACGTCACGGACTCCGACCTGACGCACCACCCGCACCTGGCCGAGGGCCGCGGGCCGGGCGAGGGCGGGTTCGGCCTGCAGATCGCCCGCCGCCTGTCCCTCGACGTCGGCTGGTACACCGAGTCCGGCCTCAAGCACGTGTGGGCGACGTTCTCCGGGCCCCGGCGGCGGTGAGCACCCCCACCCTGACGCTGCGCTCGGTCACGCTCGGCGCCGGCCGGCCGGCCGTGTGCGTCCCCGTCGTCGAGCGGACGCCCGCGGACGCGGCCCGGGTGACGGCCGCGCTCCCGGCGGGCGCCGCCGACGTCGTCGAGCTGCGCCTCGACCACCTGACGGGCAGCGCGACGGACCCCGACGTCGCCGTGCGGGCCGTCGCCGGCGTACGGGCCGCGCTGCCGCACGGCACGCCCCTGCTCGCCACGTTCCGCACGGTCCGGGAGGGCGGCGTGCAGCCCGCCGACGAGGACGCCTACGCCACCCTCGTGCGGGCCGTGCTCGCGGGCGGGCAGGCCGACGCCGTCGACGTCGAGCTCGCCGCCGCGCACCGCGCCGACCTGGTCCGGCGGGCCCACGACGCGGGCGCCGCCGTCGTCCTCTCGCACCACGACTTCGCCGCGACGCCCCCGCGCGCACGGCTGCTGGCGCTGCTGCGCGAGCAGGCCGCGGCGGGCGCCGACCTGTGCAAGATCGCGGTGATGCCGCACGACGTGGACGACGTCCTCGCGCTGCTCGGCGCGACCGCGGACTTCGCGCGCGCCGCCGACCGACCGGCGGCGACCATGGCCATGGGCGGGTTGGGCGTCGTCACGCGCCTGGCCGGCGAGGTCGTCGGCTCGGCGCTGACCTTCGGGTCCGTGGGCTCGGCGAGCGCGCCCGGGCAGGTCGACGCGACCGCCCTGCACGGTGTGCTCGCGCTGGTGCACGGCGCCCTGGTGGCCGACGCCCCTCCCCCGTCCGACCCGGTCTGAGCGGGCCCGCTCACTCCTCGCCGAGCATCCGGTACAGCTCGCGGCGCAGCGCGTCGACCTGGGCGACCGCACGGGCCCGCTGGTCCGTGGACCCCTCGGCCTGCACCTGCCGGAGCACGCCGAAGAGCTTGCCGGACGCGGCGAGCAGCTCGCCGTGCTCTTCCCAGCGCTGCGCGGCCGGGCCCCACGCGGCCTCGAGCTCGTCGGGGTGCTCGGCGACGTACGCGCGGCCGGCGTCGGTCAGCGCGTGGTCGGTGCGGGGGCTGGTCGGGTCGACGGGCGCGACGAGGCCCTCGTCGGTCAGCTGCTGGAGCGTGGGGTAGACCGAGCCGGGGCTGGGCCGCCACACCCCGCCGGTGCGCTCGGCGATGCCCTTGATCAGGCCGTACCCGTTGGACGGCCCGTCGGCGAGCAGCGCCAGGATCGCGGCCCGGACGTCGCCCCGGCGCGCCCGTCCGCGACCGCGCGGCCCGTGCGGACCGCCGTGGCCGGGTCCGCCGCCCATCGGTCCGAAGCCCGGTCCGGAGCCGGGCCCGAAGCCGGGGCCTCGCCCGCGGCCCGGGCCGCCCCGGTGCGGACCGTCGTGGCCGCCGCGGCCGTGCCCGTGCCCGCCGCGCGGGTCCCCGTCGGCAGGTCCGTCGTCGCCGGGCCGGGGGCCGCGCCGGGGCCGGCGGGCGCCGTCGCCGCCGAGCAGGTGTCGCAGGTCGTTCGCCCTCATGGGAGACATCCTCTCGTCACGAACGCACCCTCGTGATGCGTTCCGATATATCGGTACCGTACGCCTGCGGCGCCGGAAGTGCCACCACCGGAGCCAGAGCACCCGCCACCGGCCCCGAGGCGCCCGCACCCGTGGGCTAGAGTCCCGCGCGGACCGGCCGTTCGACCGCCGGCGCCGGCGGGACCGATCGGACAGGGCGGAGCAGGCCGCGATGACGACGAGCGACACAGCCACCGTGCAGCTCGTCGTCGTGGCGCAGGGGGGCGACGACGAGGCGCTCGACCGGCTCGTGGCCGAGCACCTCCCGCTGGTCTACGGCATCGTCGCCCGGGCGCTGGGCGGGCACGCGGACGTCGACGACGTCGTGCAGGACACCTTCGTGCGAGCGGTCCGCGAGCTGCCGCGGCTGCGGCGGCCGGAGTCGTTCCGGTCGTGGCTGGTCGCGATCACGGTCCGCCAGGTCGCGAGCCACCACCGGCGGCGCCGGACCGCGCTCGACACCCTGGCCCCGATGCCCGAGGCCGACGCCGTCCCGGCGGACGACGACGTCGAGGGAGACGTCGTCGGCCGCCTGCACCTGGCGCAGCAGCGGCGCGAGCTGCTGGCCGCGACGCGCTGGCTCGACGACGGCGCGCGCACCCTGCTCGCCCTGTGGGTGCAGGAGGAGGCGGGCGGGCTCACCCGCTCGGAGGTCGCGGACGCCGCGGGCGCGAGCGGGGCGCACCTGCGGGTGCGGCGCCAGCGCGTGCGCCAGCAGCTCGTCGTCGCGCGCGACGTGGTCGCCGCGCTGGAGGCGACGCCGCGGTGCACGGAGCTCGACGGCCTCCTGGCCCGGTGGGACGGCCGCCCGGCGCCGGTGTGGCGCAAGCGGATCCACCGCCACGCGCGCGGCTGCCCGGTGTGCCTGGCCACGAGCGCCGGGCGGACGTCTCCCGACCGGCTGCTCGCCGGGCTCGCACCGGTGGTCGTCCCGGCGGCCCTGGCCGCGCGGCTGGGCGCCGAGGGTGCGACCGCCGCCCAGGTCGCCGCCACGTCGGGCGCGGCGGCCTCGGCCGCCGAGCCGGCCGCCTCGCTGCTGGGCCGCCTCGCGCAGCTCGTGGCGGCGCACCCGGCCGCCAGCACCGCCACCGGTGCGCTGGTCGTCGCCGGCGTGGTGGTCCCGCAGGTGGTCGAGCCGGCACCCGAGCCGCCGCCCGTCGTCGTCGAGGCGCCGACACCCACCGCGACGCCCGCGCCGGTGCCGCGGACCTCCGCACCCGCGGCACCGCCGACGCCGTCCCCGACCCCTTCCCCGTCGCCCGAGCCGACCGGGCTGGTGCCCGCGGGGACGTGGTGGCTGGAGTCGGTGCAGAGCCCCGGCCTCTTCCTCGTCGACGCGGGCGAGGCCGTGGCGCTGCAGCCCGTCCCGGCGTCCGACGCCGCGACCCGCGAGGCCGCGACCTTCGTCGCCGGACCCGGCCTGGCGGACCCGGAGTGCACGACGTTCACCGCGCCCGACGGCCAGCACCTGCGCCACCGCGAGCTGCAGCTGCGGGTGGAGCCCTCCGACGGCACCGAGCTCTTCCGGCAGGACGCGACGTTCTGCCCCGAGCCGGGCTCCGCGGACGGCACCGTGACGCTGCGGACCAGCAACTACGAGTACCTCGTGGTGCACGTGCGCGACGACGGCGTCTGGGTCGACGTGCCCGACGCGCAGGAGGAGGCCGCCGGCGAGGCGTCCTTCGTGCTGCGCCCGGTCCCCGCCCCCTGACGGGGCCCACCGGAACCGCCCCGCAGTTTTCGTTACGCCCTCCCCCTCCTGCGCGTCTCCTCCTCGGGGGACGAGCCGTGCGCGGCTCGGACCACCGGCCCCCGAGGACGAGCACGGCAGGAGCACGCAGCAGGAGAGCACCCGGACGAGGCGCCACGCGCACCGCGATCGTCGCGACGAGCACCGCTCGGCGCGCCGCGCCCTCGCCGATCTTTGAACCATGCAGCACCGCAACGCCGGCCCGACAATGGGCGCGGCGGCATTTTTGCATTCGCATAAAAAGCCCTACTGACCTGCGCGGATGCATTCCATGAGACTTCTGCAACGAAGCGTTTGTGGCACGTGCGGATCGTCTAGCGTCATTCGCGACAACCCCGGGCCGCCCCGTCCGGGCGCACATCGTCTGCGCCCTGCCGCCGGCTCGTCGGACACCTGATGACTCATCAGGACCCGTGTCACGGATGAGAGGAACGACATGTCCACCAGCACGTCACGGTCCGCCCGAGGCGCCCTCGGGCGACGCCGGAAGATCACCGGTGCGCTCGCCACGGTGGCGCTCGCCGCCACCCTGCTCTCGGTCGCCGGCCCCGCCCAGGCGGCCACCACCCTCGACGCCTCGGCGGCGGCCAAGGGCCGCTACTTCGGGGCGGCCATCGCGGCGAACAAGCTCAGCGACCCGGTCTACACCGGCATCCTCAACCGCGAGTTCGACTCCGTCACGGCGGAGAACGAGATGAAGTGGGACGCGACCGAGCCCCGCCAGGGCCAGTTCACCTACACGGCCGGCGACCGGATCGTGAACCACGCCCGCGCCAACGGCATGAAGGTCCGCGGGCACGCGCTGCTGTGGCACTCGCAGGAGCCGTCGTGGGCGCAGAGCATGTCCGGCACCGCGCTGCGCAGCGCGATGATGAACCACGTCACCAAGGTCGCGACGTACTACAAGGGCAAGATCCACAGCTGGGACGTCGTCAACGAGGCGTTCGCCGACGGGAACTCCGGCGCCCGTCGTGACTCGAACCTGCAGCGCACCGGCAACGACTGGATCGAGGCCGCGTTCCGCGCCGCCCGCGCCGCCGACCCGGCCGCGAAGCTCTGCTAC is a genomic window containing:
- a CDS encoding ATP-binding protein encodes the protein MTDDSRTAPAPVAPPAPATMAPPEPTVQDPTTDPEAGTSAPAQLPPDDPTVPSPRGRLLPAARPPEQFVAVRRWVLAGAAELRALRGELREQLAAATSDGTRTLGDIEEKVVLVASELATNALAHGEPPTQVRLWQHGHDFLLDVTDSDLTHHPHLAEGRGPGEGGFGLQIARRLSLDVGWYTESGLKHVWATFSGPRRR
- a CDS encoding phytoene desaturase family protein, producing the protein MGAPVDVVVVGSGPNGLAAAVTCARAGLGVLVLEEQPTAGGGARTLDLGLADGVVHDVCSAVHPLAWASPFFQEFDLPARGVELLTPPAQYAHPLPGGRAGVAYRDLARTVEHLGVDGRAWQRLLGPLVRDAGTLVALALGDKRSVPAGVLPRGVPTALHLARGVLEQGTALWSHRFVDDVAPALLTGVGAHAISRLPSPAAAGTALLLASLAHAGEGWPVPRGGSGAIVAALRADLEAHGGRVLTDRPVRRWVDLPPARCVLLSTGAGAAADLLGDRLPARTARALRRFRHGDGAAKVDLVLSGPVPWRAPEVGLAGTVHLGGTRAQLVAAEADVAAGRHAPAPVVLVSDPSVADPGRVVGGLRPLWTYAHVPAGSDVDVTEQVLAQLERAAPGVRDLVVASRCIPASRMAEHDANYVGGDISAGAVDLRQIVVRPTAAPDPYRLAEGVYLCSSATPPGPGVHGMPGWFAARRALRQVFDVGTAPRLAP
- a CDS encoding sigma-70 family RNA polymerase sigma factor, producing the protein MTTSDTATVQLVVVAQGGDDEALDRLVAEHLPLVYGIVARALGGHADVDDVVQDTFVRAVRELPRLRRPESFRSWLVAITVRQVASHHRRRRTALDTLAPMPEADAVPADDDVEGDVVGRLHLAQQRRELLAATRWLDDGARTLLALWVQEEAGGLTRSEVADAAGASGAHLRVRRQRVRQQLVVARDVVAALEATPRCTELDGLLARWDGRPAPVWRKRIHRHARGCPVCLATSAGRTSPDRLLAGLAPVVVPAALAARLGAEGATAAQVAATSGAAASAAEPAASLLGRLAQLVAAHPAASTATGALVVAGVVVPQVVEPAPEPPPVVVEAPTPTATPAPVPRTSAPAAPPTPSPTPSPSPEPTGLVPAGTWWLESVQSPGLFLVDAGEAVALQPVPASDAATREAATFVAGPGLADPECTTFTAPDGQHLRHRELQLRVEPSDGTELFRQDATFCPEPGSADGTVTLRTSNYEYLVVHVRDDGVWVDVPDAQEEAAGEASFVLRPVPAP
- a CDS encoding PadR family transcriptional regulator is translated as MRANDLRHLLGGDGARRPRRGPRPGDDGPADGDPRGGHGHGRGGHDGPHRGGPGRGRGPGFGPGSGPGFGPMGGGPGHGGPHGPRGRGRARRGDVRAAILALLADGPSNGYGLIKGIAERTGGVWRPSPGSVYPTLQQLTDEGLVAPVDPTSPRTDHALTDAGRAYVAEHPDELEAAWGPAAQRWEEHGELLAASGKLFGVLRQVQAEGSTDQRARAVAQVDALRRELYRMLGEE
- a CDS encoding LLM class flavin-dependent oxidoreductase: MGGEGATVRIGFVGSFGTVHEVVQMAVEAEQHGWDGFFTWDGVDLGGAMGDTSFPVWDPWAVLAAAAVRTERITLGALVFAVPRRRPWVLAKQAVTVDHLSGGRLVLPVGLGVPDDRAVAGVRGEAVGVRERAERLDDALALLDRSWRGETFDLDGTHVHVEGMRLLPRPVERPDGRHRIPVWPVAAFPSARSMGRAVRWDGVVPQLRGDRAMDPMTPQDVAEVVAWAREHRDPAAGPFDVVVQGVLPDDPAEAADLVGGLAQAGATWFVDSRWDPQAATPERLLARLRLGPPDLGPLASG
- a CDS encoding SDR family NAD(P)-dependent oxidoreductase; amino-acid sequence: MSGRTIVVTGASDGIGAAAARALAADGHTVVVVGRSPTRTRQVAAEVGGPAHVADFARLDEVRALAADLLAAHERIDVLVNNAGGVFGERTVTPDGLEATFQVDHLAHFLLTSLLTDRLLASRATVLATSSVASRASRMTVEDARRAGEPAPEGRYSSLRAYADAKLANVLHVRELDRRYGDAGLATAAVHPGGVATSFAATSADLSGRFYRSRLGKRLMRTPEQGAATLVRLARTTPGVDWPTGGYWSDDRPARGNPRAHDPALARALWERSEQLVAASVTG
- the aroD gene encoding type I 3-dehydroquinate dehydratase, which codes for MSTPTLTLRSVTLGAGRPAVCVPVVERTPADAARVTAALPAGAADVVELRLDHLTGSATDPDVAVRAVAGVRAALPHGTPLLATFRTVREGGVQPADEDAYATLVRAVLAGGQADAVDVELAAAHRADLVRRAHDAGAAVVLSHHDFAATPPRARLLALLREQAAAGADLCKIAVMPHDVDDVLALLGATADFARAADRPAATMAMGGLGVVTRLAGEVVGSALTFGSVGSASAPGQVDATALHGVLALVHGALVADAPPPSDPV